A window of the Paralichthys olivaceus isolate ysfri-2021 chromosome 5, ASM2471397v2, whole genome shotgun sequence genome harbors these coding sequences:
- the ier2a gene encoding immediate early response gene 2 protein, translating to MEVSAEAKRIMVVALGKLYSSRSQRGGLRLHRSLLLTLVMKSARDIYHEAQATAEGVEPGCEQQQPAAAQGNTESSCVELRGPASLRTLPREEVVAPRTEDKENRCPSVTVAAQPSRKRRGKAAAEPDFLPCKKAKLEQTSCPQQLLVSPVLMDYMNCSSLGAHPAPMPIHRAIAAC from the coding sequence ATGGAGGTCAGCGCCGAGGCCAAGAGGATCATGGTCGTGGCTCTGGGGAAACTGTACAGCTCCCGCAGCCAGAGAGGAGGTCTCCGCCTGCACCGGAGCCTCCTGCTCACCCTGGTCATGAAGTCCGCCCGGGACATCTACCACGAGGCCCAGGCGACGGCGGAGGGTGTCGAACCCGGCTGCGAACAACAACAGCCGGCGGCGGCTCAGGGGAACACGGAGTCCTCTTGTGTGGAACTCCGGGGTCCCGCTTCGCTCCGGACTTTACCCCGAGAGGAAGTCGTTGCTCCCCGCACGGAGGACAAGGAGAACCGGTGCCCGAGCGTCACCGTCGCGGCTCAACCGTCGAGGAAGAGACGAGGCAAAGCGGCCGCCGAGCCGGATTTCCTCCCGTGTAAGAAAGCGAAACTGGAGCAGACGAGCTGCCCCCAACAGCTGCTTGTGAGCCCGGTGCTCATGGACTATATGAACTGTAGCAGCCTGGGAGCGCACCCAGCCCCCATGCCCATACACAGAGCCATAGCAGCGTGTTGA
- the gstt2 gene encoding glutathione S-transferase theta-2, with protein MAAGGSVKVYLDLLSQPCRALHIFLNCVRIPHRVQTVALRKGEQRTEEFIKLNPMQKVPVMVDNGFVLTESDAILKYLANKYDVPDHWYPRHPERRARVDEYTAWHHSYTRPHAAKVFILEFLLPAQSGTPVDEVHLNHALSQLDDTLDKLESMYLHRQPFLCGDDISVADLLAVCELMQPMGGGRDVLNDRPQLQRWRSRVQSAVGDAFDKAHAVLYGIRDRRKAKL; from the exons ATGGCGGCGGGCGGGTCGGTGAAGGTGTATCTGGACCTGTTGTCGCAGCCCTGCCGGGCGCTGCACATCTTCCTCAACTGCGTTCGAATCCCACACAGAGTCCAGACCGTGGCACTGAGGAAAG GGGAGCAAAGGACTGAGGAGTTCATTAAATTGAATCCCATGCAGAAGGTTCCAGTCATGGTTGATAATGGCTTTGTGCTCACAGAGAG tgatgCCATCCTGAAGTACCTGGCCAACAAGTATGACGTCCCAGATCACTGGTATCCACGACACCCAGAAAGACGAGCCAGAGTGGACGAATACACAGCCTGGCATCACAGCTACACACGACCACATGCTGCTAAAGTTTTCATTCTGGAG TTTCTCCTCCCAGCTCAGTCGGGCACTCCGGTGGATGAGGTGCATTTGAATCATGCTCTGTCTCAGCTTGATGACACGCTGGATAAACTGGAGTCCATGTACCTTCACAGGCAGCCTTTCCTCTGTGGTGACGACATCTCTGTGGCTGACCTGCTCGCGGTTTGTGAGCTCATGCAG cccaTGGGGGGTGGCAGGGACGTCCTGAATGATCGTCCTCAgctgcagaggtggaggagcagagttCAGTCGGCTGTCGGTGATGCCTTCGACAAAGCTCACGCCGTTCTGTACGGCATCAGAGACCGTCGTAAAGCCAAGCTATGA
- the olfcb1 gene encoding LOW QUALITY PROTEIN: olfactory receptor CB1 (The sequence of the model RefSeq protein was modified relative to this genomic sequence to represent the inferred CDS: substituted 1 base at 1 genomic stop codon), with protein sequence MEVQSLLNEAALAHTDCGDDCFCILLPCHRKVKAIHERIRPETFQCSDFDPTSFIRSLATIHEIEKINTAGFLPGVRLGYLMCDTCSYASKALQNVMHMLAVNGSLNVACNYTDFRPGVKIILGALYSEESIAVARLLNVYMVPLLSSTSSSQELSDKPRYPSFVRIVPSDIHQTKAVTKIMHHYQWNWDGVVYGDDDDGKATFDSFIRDAGANNVCLAYQEVVPHYLDHVNNEQRIKQVAQQIRSSNAQVVVLILKAELVELLFKEMIRTRTTRTWIASDAWSRSGSLAQMDGINRVGDILGFTFVAGKSESFDNYLKNLSATPGGYNHFTEEYKSLRFNCSPECFLTALEKSETFLHRVAVWATANALKKLLKCNSSSCSGDINFAPWELLRELKEVEFTYDNMNFHFNINDDSTNGYDLLRWEMFGQHRRFLKSGTYQVLNEQVEFDGEDFTWYSTGNITAPRSRCSEPCPGGSEKKILNVSCCYNCTQCVEGMYSDDPELNNCKMSPSGTWSLKGWDHCQPRSESYLRWSNPYPIAVTTAAALGILLLLFTLIIFLVYRYSPAIKKAELRLSCVMKAGVAASFVSMLCFMGKPSVHLCRARQVVYAMSFTLCVSCIVVKAYRTFLAFFPLDHITSRPLHKLYKPPVIISVLTGVQGIICLLWMIFDSPDIDDTLPSLQSIEKIIQCTEGETYIGFGILLSYIGLLVFVCFLLAFKGRRVPQENSETGYIIFSMLMHLFVWVCFIPVYITRNEEGTIVXASAILVSSYGIFFCHFFPKCYEAFRGSNRDPRPIRLRNNTRIRSTSF encoded by the exons ATGGAAGTCCAGTCCCTCCTGA ATGAAGCTGCGCTGGCACACACAGACTGTGGAGATGACTGTTTTT GTATATTGTTGCCATGTCATCGGAAAGTGAAGGCGATTCATGAACGGATAAGACCAGAAACCTTCCAGTGCTCAGA CTTTGACCCTACATCGTTTATTAGATCCTTGGCTACAATCCATGAAATTGAGAAGATAAACACGGCTGGTTTCCTCCCAGGAGTCCGTCTTGGATATTTGATGTGCGACACATGCTCATATGCAAGCAAAGCACTGCAGAATGTCATGCACATGCTTGCAGTCAACGGCTCTCTAAATGTAGCATGTAACTACACTGACTTCAGACCCGGAGTCAAGATTATTTTAGGGGCACTATACTCTGAGGAGTCCATTGCTGTGGCCCGACTGCTAAATGTCTACATGGTCCCTCTA CTAAGCAGCACATCATCTTCACAAGAGCTGAGTGACAAGCCCCGCTACCCAAGTTTTGTTCGTATCGTTCCCAGTGATATTCATCAGACCAAAGCAGTGACCAAAATTATGCATCACTATCAGTGGAACTGGGACGGGGTTGTTTATGGAGACGATGATGACGGCAAGGCAACTTTTGATAGCTTCATCAGAGATGCTGGTGCAAATAATGTGTGCTTGGCCTACCAGGAG GTGGTGCCACATTACCTCGATCATGTGAACAATGAGCAACGCATCAAGCAGGTTGCTCAGCAGATCCGTTCCTCAAATGCCCAGGTGGTTGTGCTAATCCTCAAGGCAGAGCTGGTGGAGTTGCTCTTTAAGGAAATGATCAGGACCAGAACAACAAGGACCTGGATAGCCAGTGATGCGTGGTCCAGGAGTGGGTCCCTGGCCCAGATGGATGGTATTAATAGGGTTGGAGACATCTTAGGCTTCACCTTTGTTGCAGGCAAGAGTGAATCATTTGATAATTATCTGAAGAATCTTTCAGCAACCCCAGGAGGATACAACCACTTCACTGAAGAGTACAAGAGCCTGAGATTCAACTGTTCTCCTGAATGTTTTCTCACAGCTCTGGAAAAGAGTGAAACATTCCTCCATAGAGTTGCAGTGTGGGCCACAGCAAATGCTCTCAAAAAGCTACTGAAGTGCAACAGCTCCTCATGCTCAGGAGATATAAACTTTGCACCATGGGAG CTTCTCAGGGAACTGAAGGAGGTTGAGTTCACGTACGACAACATGAATTTTCACTTCAACATAAATGATGATTCTACCAATGGATATGACCTCCTCAGATGGGAAATGTTTGGGCAACAcagaagatttttaaaaagtgggaCATACCAGGTCCTTAATGAACAAGTAGAATTTGATGGTGAAGATTTCACTTGGTATTCGACTGGCAATATCACG GCTCCTCGGTCTAGATGCTCTGAGCCCTGCCCAGGTGGTTCGGAAAAGAAGATTTTAAATGTATCCTGCTGTTACAACTGCACCCAATGTGTGGAGGGGATGTACTCGGATGATCCAG AGCTTAATAACTGCAAAATGAGTCCCAGTGGAACTTGGTCTCTCAAGGGTTGGGACCACTGCCAGCCAAGATCGGAGTCCTACCTGCGATGGAGCAATCCTTATCCCATCGCTGTCACCACAGCGGCAGCCCTAGGcattttgcttttgctttttacCTTGATTATCTTTTTGGTGTACAGATATTCCCCAGCTATAAAAAAAGCTGAGTTGAGATTGTCCTGTGTGATGAAGGCTGGTGTGGCAGCGAGCTTTGTAAGCATGCTATGCTTCATGGGCAAGCCTAGTGTACACCTCTGCCGGGCCCGCCAAGTCGTATATGCCATGAGCTTCAccttgtgtgtgtcctgcatcGTAGTCAAGGCCTATCGGACCTTCCTGGCCTTCTTCCCCCTTGACCATATAACAAGCAGGCCACTACACAAACTTTACAAGCCACCTGTGATTATCAGTGTGTTAACTGGTGTCCAGGGGATCATCTGTCTTCTCTGGATGATCTTTGATTCTCCCGACATTGATGACACACTTCCATCCCTGCAAAGCATAGAGAAGATAATCCAGTGCACTGAAGGTGAGACGTACATAGGTTTTGGTATTCTGTTGAGCTACATAGGTCTACTAGTATTTGTTTGCTTCCTCTTGGCCTTCAAAGGCAGGAGGGTTCCTCAGGAGAACAGTGAAACAGGCTACATCATTTTCAGCATGCTAATGCACTTGTTTGTATGGGTGTGTTTTATCCCAGTCTATATTACCAGAAATGAAGAGGGCACTATTGTGTAGGCGTCAGCCATTCTAGTATCAAGCTATGGAATCTTCTTCTGCCATTTTTTCCCCAAGTGCTATGAAGCATTTAGGGGGTCAAACAGGGACCCCCGACCAATCAGGCTTAGAAATAACACAAGGATAAGGAGTACATCGTTTTAA
- the nacc1a gene encoding nucleus accumbens associated 1, BEN and BTB (POZ) domain containing a isoform X1 has translation MAQTLQMAIPNFGNNVLECLNEQRLQGLYCDVSVVVKGHAFKAHRAVLAASSSYFRDLFSSNGGGGSSNDTSPNVVELPPAVQPQSFQQILSFCYTGRLSMTVGDQFLLMYTAGFLQIQQIMEKGTEFFLKVSSPSCDSQGLHAEEAPPSEPQSPVTQTSNSAARPASCLTPLPLVSRVKTEQPASQPEAATPYSVVCTPVAKRLWEGGSSRDGGGVGSGGGGGARKAARYSQEAVRGSAIQSPGALGLAMGMGATATSLAGMVTSGGVSGSTSTNGSSAAGLGMSEGASPGTLSTYTSDSPISYHDDEEEEEGTDECAEEQYRQICNMYTMYSMLNMGAAAAGERVDALPDHTETRGRMRGRDLTCLPAELIAQIGNRCHPKLYEEGDPAEKLELVSGTSVYISRAQLMNCHVSAGTRHKVLLRRLLAAFFDRNTLANSCGTGIRSSTNDPSRKPLDNRVLHAVKFYCQNFATSFKESEMNAIAADMCTNARRVVRKSWIPKLKLLMAESDAYSAFLPDNVKTEDDTLGVDQAFDPSSLEATGGAGMESGESLPGVGGDGGPLF, from the exons ATGGCCCAGACCCTCCAGATGGCGATTCCAAACTTTGGCAACAATGTTTTAGAGTGTCTGAACGAGCAGCGACTGCAGGGCCTCTACTGCGATGTGTCTGTGGTGGTCAAGGGCCACGCTTTTAAG GCTCATCGGGCTGTTCTGGCTGCCAGCAGTTCTTATTTCCGGGACCTTTTCAGCAGCAATGGTGGAGGTGGCAGCAGCAATGACACCAGCCCCAATGTAGTGGAGCTTCCGCCGGCTGTGCAGCCCCAGAGCTTCCAGCAGATTTTGTCTTTCTGCTACACAGGCCGTCTCAGCATGACGGTGGGGGACCAGTTTCTCCTCATGTATACTGCCGGATTCCTGCAGATCCAACAGATCATGGAAAAAGGCACTGAATTCTTTCTCAAG GTCTCCTCCCCCAGCTGTGACTCCCAGGGCCTTCATGCAGAGGAGGCCCCACCTTCTGAGCCCCAGAGTCCTGTAACACAAACCAGTAACAGTGCAGCCCGGCCTGCCTCCTGCCTGACGCCGCTCCCTCTGGTATCACGAGTGAAGACAGAGCAACCTGCTAGCCAGCCGGAAGCAGCCACTCCCTATTCAGTGGTCTGCACCCCTGTAGCCAAGCGGCTGTGGGAGGGTGGCAGTAGCCGGGATGGAGGTGGGGTAGGTtcaggaggagggggtggggccAGGAAGGCTGCCCGTTATTCCCAGGAGGCGGTGCGGGGCAGCGCCATCCAAAGCCCTGGAGCCCTCGGACTGGCCATGGGAATGGGAGCCACTGCAACCAGTCTGGCAGGCATGGTGACCAGTGGCGGGGTTAGCGGCAGTACCAGCACCAACGGAAGCTCTGCAGCAGGACTCGGCATGTCAGAGGGCGCCAGCCCAGGAACCTTGAGTACCTACACCAGTGACTCACCCATCAGCTACcacgatgatgaagaggaggaggagggaacagATGAATGTGCTGAAGAGCAGTACAGGCAAATCTGCAATATGTATACCATGTACAGCATGCTCAACATGGGAGCTGCAG CTGCTGGTGAGCGTGTTGACGCTCTACCAGACCACACAGAGACACGGGGTCGGATGCGAGGTAGAGATCTTACTTGTCTCCCTGCAGAACTCATCGCTCAGATAGGCAACCGCTGTCACCCCAAACTGTACGAGGAAGGAGACCCCGCTGAGAAGCTAGAGTTAGTCTCAG GTACTTCAGTGTATATATCGCGAGCCCAGCTAATGAACTGTCATGTGAGTGCCGGGACCAGACACAAAGTGCTGCTGAGGAGGCTGCTGGCCGCCTTCTTTGACAG GAATACTCTGGCCAATAGCTGTGGAACAGGCATCCGCTCGTCCACCAACGACCCGAGCCGCAAGCCCCTGGACAACAGAGTGCTGCACGCTGTCAAAT TTTATTGCCAGAACTTTGCCACCAGCTTCAAAGAGAGTGAGATGAATGCCATTGCAGCCGACATGTGCACCAACGCCCGGCGTGTGGTCCGTAAGAGCTGGATCCCGAAGCTTAAGCTGCTGATGGCAGAGAGTGACGCCTACTCCGCTTTCCTCCCCGACAATGTCAAGACGGAGGACGACACCCTGGGAGTGGATCAAGCATTTGACCCCTCCTCCCTGGAGGCCACCGGCGGTGCTGGCATGGAGTCAGGTGAATCACTACCAGGTGTGGGGGGGGACGGAGGACCTTTGTTTTGA
- the nacc1a gene encoding nucleus accumbens associated 1, BEN and BTB (POZ) domain containing a isoform X2, whose translation MLIQGRAVVCGTSLGNVELRSLPFGGVRRRTMAQTLQMAIPNFGNNVLECLNEQRLQGLYCDVSVVVKGHAFKAHRAVLAASSSYFRDLFSSNGGGGSSNDTSPNVVELPPAVQPQSFQQILSFCYTGRLSMTVGDQFLLMYTAGFLQIQQIMEKGTEFFLKVSSPSCDSQGLHAEEAPPSEPQSPVTQTSNSAARPASCLTPLPLVSRVKTEQPASQPEAATPYSVVCTPVAKRLWEGGSSRDGGGVGSGGGGGARKAARYSQEAVRGSAIQSPGALGLAMGMGATATSLAGMVTSGGVSGSTSTNGSSAAGLGMSEGASPGTLSTYTSDSPISYHDDEEEEEGTDECAEEQYRQICNMYTMYSMLNMGAAAAGERVDALPDHTETRGRMRGRDLTCLPAELIAQIGNRCHPKLYEEGDPAEKLELVSGTSVYISRAQLMNCHVSAGTRHKVLLRRLLAAFFDRNTLANSCGTGIRSSTNDPSRKPLDNRVLHAVKFYCQNFATSFKESEMNAIAADMCTNARRVVRKSWIPKLKLLMAESDAYSAFLPDNVKTEDDTLGVDQAFDPSSLEATGGAGMESGESLPGVGGDGGPLF comes from the exons ATGCTTATCCAGGGGCGGGCTGTAGTGTGCGGGACAAGCCTCGGCAATGTGGAGTTAAGAAGTTT ACCCTTTGGTGGTGTGCGCAGGCGCACCATGGCCCAGACCCTCCAGATGGCGATTCCAAACTTTGGCAACAATGTTTTAGAGTGTCTGAACGAGCAGCGACTGCAGGGCCTCTACTGCGATGTGTCTGTGGTGGTCAAGGGCCACGCTTTTAAG GCTCATCGGGCTGTTCTGGCTGCCAGCAGTTCTTATTTCCGGGACCTTTTCAGCAGCAATGGTGGAGGTGGCAGCAGCAATGACACCAGCCCCAATGTAGTGGAGCTTCCGCCGGCTGTGCAGCCCCAGAGCTTCCAGCAGATTTTGTCTTTCTGCTACACAGGCCGTCTCAGCATGACGGTGGGGGACCAGTTTCTCCTCATGTATACTGCCGGATTCCTGCAGATCCAACAGATCATGGAAAAAGGCACTGAATTCTTTCTCAAG GTCTCCTCCCCCAGCTGTGACTCCCAGGGCCTTCATGCAGAGGAGGCCCCACCTTCTGAGCCCCAGAGTCCTGTAACACAAACCAGTAACAGTGCAGCCCGGCCTGCCTCCTGCCTGACGCCGCTCCCTCTGGTATCACGAGTGAAGACAGAGCAACCTGCTAGCCAGCCGGAAGCAGCCACTCCCTATTCAGTGGTCTGCACCCCTGTAGCCAAGCGGCTGTGGGAGGGTGGCAGTAGCCGGGATGGAGGTGGGGTAGGTtcaggaggagggggtggggccAGGAAGGCTGCCCGTTATTCCCAGGAGGCGGTGCGGGGCAGCGCCATCCAAAGCCCTGGAGCCCTCGGACTGGCCATGGGAATGGGAGCCACTGCAACCAGTCTGGCAGGCATGGTGACCAGTGGCGGGGTTAGCGGCAGTACCAGCACCAACGGAAGCTCTGCAGCAGGACTCGGCATGTCAGAGGGCGCCAGCCCAGGAACCTTGAGTACCTACACCAGTGACTCACCCATCAGCTACcacgatgatgaagaggaggaggagggaacagATGAATGTGCTGAAGAGCAGTACAGGCAAATCTGCAATATGTATACCATGTACAGCATGCTCAACATGGGAGCTGCAG CTGCTGGTGAGCGTGTTGACGCTCTACCAGACCACACAGAGACACGGGGTCGGATGCGAGGTAGAGATCTTACTTGTCTCCCTGCAGAACTCATCGCTCAGATAGGCAACCGCTGTCACCCCAAACTGTACGAGGAAGGAGACCCCGCTGAGAAGCTAGAGTTAGTCTCAG GTACTTCAGTGTATATATCGCGAGCCCAGCTAATGAACTGTCATGTGAGTGCCGGGACCAGACACAAAGTGCTGCTGAGGAGGCTGCTGGCCGCCTTCTTTGACAG GAATACTCTGGCCAATAGCTGTGGAACAGGCATCCGCTCGTCCACCAACGACCCGAGCCGCAAGCCCCTGGACAACAGAGTGCTGCACGCTGTCAAAT TTTATTGCCAGAACTTTGCCACCAGCTTCAAAGAGAGTGAGATGAATGCCATTGCAGCCGACATGTGCACCAACGCCCGGCGTGTGGTCCGTAAGAGCTGGATCCCGAAGCTTAAGCTGCTGATGGCAGAGAGTGACGCCTACTCCGCTTTCCTCCCCGACAATGTCAAGACGGAGGACGACACCCTGGGAGTGGATCAAGCATTTGACCCCTCCTCCCTGGAGGCCACCGGCGGTGCTGGCATGGAGTCAGGTGAATCACTACCAGGTGTGGGGGGGGACGGAGGACCTTTGTTTTGA